From Bremerella sp. JC817:
TTGTCGGACCCTAATCTCTAAGAGCTCAATTCATTTACCGCCGGATAGGAAGCTCGCGTGGACAATTTCCGTGAATGATAAAGTTCTAACTATGATCGATTCACAAGGGAATGAACTATTTTGAATCGGAGATGAGGATGTTTACGTCCATGACGACACCTTTGTCGCGGCATGAGTTTGAGCGAGCGTTTAATATTGCTGCTGAACAAATGCGACAAGGAAAAATCAAGTTTGCCGCGTCAATGATTGAATTGATCGATAGCTTGCGAAGAGTTAGGGATCTACCCAATGGGCGGCTAGATTTGTTGAGTATCGATGAACGTGCGCGACTTCATGCGAATTCCACAGTAACCTGGCTTGAAGACGGAGCGTTTGAAGCGATTAGGAGTGAATCAGGAATTAGTGAAGGTGAGAATGTCGACAGTGAAATAGAAGTCGGTCCGCAAAGTAATCCACCATCAGGCAGAGCCAAGAAGGCGCCGGCCAAGAAGGCGCCGGCCAAGAAGGCACCGGCCAAGAAGGCACCGGCCAAGAAGGCACCGGCCAAGAAGGCACCGGCCAAGAAGGCACCGGCCAAGAAGGCACCGGCCAAGAAGGCACCGGCC
This genomic window contains:
- the avs1c gene encoding AVAST type 1 anti-phage system protein Avs1c, with product MTTPLSRHEFERAFNIAAEQMRQGKIKFAASMIELIDSLRRVRDLPNGRLDLLSIDERARLHANSTVTWLEDGAFEAIRSESGISEGENVDSEIEVGPQSNPPSGRAKKAPAKKAPAKKAPAKKAPAKKAPAKKAPAKKAPAKKAPAKKAPA